A single genomic interval of Lathyrus oleraceus cultivar Zhongwan6 chromosome 7, CAAS_Psat_ZW6_1.0, whole genome shotgun sequence harbors:
- the LOC127104402 gene encoding uncharacterized protein LOC127104402 produces the protein MWGKFRAIAQAVQNQPNVGGNDEFRHLGKLQWNNLPTFKGRYALDEAHTWLKEIERIFRVMDFSKAQKVWFGTHMLAKEADDWWINTRHVVDVAVEVIKRFPELVNNCRIYEDSGKARLAHYKELSERRGKQNLNRGKPYSAPVDKGKQRVVGGKRTSGGGAPTPLKCYRCGELGHRFSECKSDVKKCTSVGSHDICY, from the exons ATGTGGGGAAAATTTAGG GCTATTGCTCAGGCTGTGCAGAATCAGCCTAATGTTGGTGGGAACGACGAGTTCCGACATTTGGGGAAGCTCCAGTGGAACAATCTGCCTACTTTCAAAGGTAGGTACGCTCTTGATGAAGCGCACACTTGGCTCAAGGAGATTGAGAGGATTTTCAGAGTGATGGATTTCTCTAAAGCACAAAAGGTGTGGTTCGGTACACATATGTTAGCTAAggaagctgatgactggtggaTCAACACTCGTCACGTGGTGGATGTTGCAGTTGAAGTT ATCAAGAGGTTTCCAGAGTTGGTAAACAACTGTAGAATTTATGAGGATAGTGGAAAGGCTCGGTTGGCTCACTACAAGGAGTTGAGCGAGAGAAGAGGAAAGCAGAATCTGAACCGTGGGAAGCCATATAGTGCTCCAGTTGATAAAGGTAAACAGAGAGTTGTTGGTGGTAAGAGGACAAGTGGAGGAGGTGCCCCTACTCCTCTTAAGTGCTATAGGTGTGGTGAGTTGGGTCATCGTTTCAGTGAATGCAAGAGTGATGTGAAGAAGTGTACAAGTGTGGGAAGTCATGACATTTGTTACTGA